In Micromonospora sp. LH3U1, one genomic interval encodes:
- a CDS encoding DUF952 domain-containing protein: MIYKLLSTTEWDDALAAGAFTGTPLDHESGFIHLSGGDQVVETARRHFAGATGLTLLSVKEERLGDALRWEPSRGGQLFPHVYGPLPVTAVVAAQALPADTSAADAVAALLG, encoded by the coding sequence GTGATCTACAAACTGCTGTCGACCACGGAATGGGACGACGCCCTCGCCGCTGGCGCTTTCACCGGCACGCCGTTGGACCACGAGTCCGGGTTCATCCACCTCTCCGGCGGCGACCAGGTGGTGGAGACGGCGCGCCGGCACTTCGCCGGGGCGACCGGGTTGACCCTGCTGAGCGTGAAGGAGGAGCGGCTCGGCGACGCGCTGCGCTGGGAGCCGTCGCGCGGCGGGCAACTCTTCCCCCACGTGTACGGCCCGCTGCCGGTCACGGCGGTGGTGGCGGCGCAGGCACTGCCGGCGGACACGTCGGCCGCCGACGCGGTCGCCGCCCTGCTGGGCTGA